Proteins from a single region of Columba livia isolate bColLiv1 breed racing homer unplaced genomic scaffold, bColLiv1.pat.W.v2 Scaffold_135, whole genome shotgun sequence:
- the LOC135577760 gene encoding olfactory receptor 14A16-like: MTAPRAQEKQMSNSSSITQFLLLPFTDTRELQLLHFWLFLGIYLAALLGNGLIITTIAWDQHLHTPMYFFLLNLALLDLGSISTIVPKSMANSLWNTRAISYTGCAAQVFLFLFLASAEYWLLTIMSYDRYVAICKPLHYGTLLGSRACVHMAAAAWATGFLTALLHTANTFSLPLCKGNALGQFFCEIPQILKLSCSLSYLRELGLLVVSVCLAFGCFVFIVVSYVQIFRAVLRIPSEQGRHKAFSTCLPHLAVVSLFLSTGIFADLKPSSISSPSLDLVVSVLYSVVPPAVNPLIYSMRNQELKDALCKLISLCFLKQ, encoded by the coding sequence atgacagCGCCCcgtgctcaggaaaagcaaatgtccaacagcagctccatcacccagttcctcctcctgccgttcacagacacacgggagctgcagctcttgcacttctggctcttcctgggcatctacctggctgccctcctgggcaacggcctcatcatcaccaccatagcctgggaccagcacctccacacccccatgtacttcttcctgctcaacctcgccctcctcgacctgggctccatctccaccattgtccccaaatccatggccaattccctctggaacaccagggccatctcctacacaggatgtgctgcccaagtgtttctgtttctctttttagcttcagcagaatACTGGCTCCTCACtatcatgtcgtacgaccgctacgttgccatctgcaaacccctgcactacgggaccctcctgggcagcagagcttgtgtccacatggcagcagctgcctgggccactgggtttctcactgctctgctgcacacggccaatacattttcactgcccctgtgcaagggcaatgccctgggccagttcttctgtgaaatcccccagatcctcaagctctcctgctcactctcctacctcagggaacttgggcttcttgtggtcagcgTCTGTTtagcatttggctgttttgtgttcattgtggtgtcctatgtgcagatcttcagggccgtgctgaggatcccctctgagcagggacggcacaaagccttttccacctgcctccctcacctggccgtggtctccctgttcctcagcactggcaTATTTGCTGACCTGAAACCCTCATCcatttcctccccatccctggacctggtggtgtctgttctgtactcggtggtgcctccagcagtgaaccccctcatctacagcatgaggaaccaggagctcaaggatgccctgtgcaaactcatatccctctgttttctgaagcaataa
- the LOC135577722 gene encoding olfactory receptor 14J1-like, translating to MSNSSSISQFLLLPFTDTRELQLLHFWLFLGIYLAALLGNGLIITTIAWDQHLHTPMYFFLLNLSLIDLGSISTIVPKSMANSLWDSRAVSYLGCATQLFLFLFLITAEYCLLTVMSYDRYVAICKPLHYGTLLGSRACVHMAAVAWATGFLNALLHTANTFSLPLCKGNALGQFFCEIPQILKLSCSHSYLRELGLLLFSGSLVFMCFIFIVVSYVQIFRAVLRIPSEQGRHKAFSTCLPHLAVVSLFVSTAMFAYLKPPSISSPSLDLVVSVLYSVVPPAVNPLIYSMRNQELKDALNKLVAGCFSQIIKCPSSAL from the coding sequence atgtccaacagcagctccatcagccagttcctcctcctgccgttcacagacacacgggagctgcagctcttgcacttctggctcttcctgggcatctacctggctgccctcctgggcaacggcctcatcatcaccaccatagcctgggaccagcacctccacacccccatgtacttcttcctgctcaacctctccctcattgacctgggctccatctccaccattgtccccaagtccatggccaattccctctgggattccagggccgtctcatacttgggatgtgcgacacagctctttttgtttctcttcttaatcacagcagagtattgtctcctcactgtcatgtcgtacgaccgctacgttgccatctgcaaacccctgcactacgggaccctcctgggcagcagagcttgtgtccacatggcagcagttgcctgggccactgggtttctcaatgctctgctgcacacggccaatacattttcactgcccctgtgcaagggcaatgccctgggccagttcttctgtgaaatcccccagatcctcaagctctcctgctcacactcctacctcagggaacttgggcttcttttGTTTAGTGGATCTTTAGTTtttatgtgtttcatttttattgtggtgtcctatgtgcagatcttcagggccgtgctgaggatcccctctgagcagggacggcacaaagccttttccacctgcctccctcacctggccgtggtctccctgtttgtcagcactgccatgtttgcctacctgaagcccccctccatctcttctccatccctggacctggtggtgtctgttctgtactcggtggtgcctccagcagtgaaccccctcatctacagcatgaggaaccaggagctcaaggatgccctgaatAAACTAGTGGCGGGATGCTTTTCACAAATAATAAAGTGTCCGTCATCTGCTCTTTGA